A stretch of DNA from Pseudoliparis swirei isolate HS2019 ecotype Mariana Trench chromosome 5, NWPU_hadal_v1, whole genome shotgun sequence:
ACCACCATGCAGATGAGAAGTAGTTCCACAGATGTTGTTTAAAAGTTGGCAGCTTTAAAAAGAATACTGTACACCCCTGCATGTAAAACTAAGTAGCCTTACATCAAGTACCAAATGGACtttgacaaataaataacatgcTCAGGCAATGTTTGACTTGCAGCACGAGATCAAGCAAACATTTCATAAATACAGGATTGAAAAAAACTCCGAGAACGGTTAGTCATCTGGCCGTCTCGAACTGTCCGCTGCCCGATCCGGGAGCACACTGTTCGATCAGGGGCAGCAGCTTTCCCTGCTGATAGAGTTGTTTGGTGTCAGAGCCACCCCCGATGCATTTGCCATTAATGAAGACTCTCGGCACCTAAACACAGTAAATCAGGTTATGACATagtgtttacaaaataaattaggtTTAGTGCAGTGTTGTACATGAATACATTTTTTGCTGCCATGATAAATATCGGTTACAATTGTCATAATTCGTGTCAACTTTCCTCAACATGTTTCTAAAGGAGCTGCCCCGAGCTTGGGGAGAAGCATATTTTAAGTATCGGATTCGATATGGAAATCGGATCGAGGCCAACAAAAACTTGATTGTGACAACCAATATTTTATTAtagaaaaatattataatataatataatttaagtCGTATTCAAATTATCATTAGTCAACAACAATTTAtattaaatttatatattttccatCATTAAAGACCATAGTCTGACAAAGATGCCGCTTTATCTTGACTCAGATTCTGCTATATTGAGTCAAGATAAATTCCAGAGTCTTCGCTACAGTCCAAACAAATCCTATAGTCACTTCATCTAAATGTAACTTAAATGCAGAGTTGCTCAAATAAACGAGCTGCATGTTTTGATTCTTATTTAAGTAGAGGCTGAAAAAACAGACTGCGAAAGTTCTCTCAAATTCATATCACTCAAATCCCAAAAGGAGGCTCTTACCGTTCTGGCACCGGTTATCTGAGCCAAGGCCTCTTGCACTCCCCTCCCATCGTTGTGCTCATCCAGTTCGACCGCTTTGTAGGTGGCACCAATTTCATTGAACACATTCTTGGCCATTTTGCAATAAGGACAGGTAGTCTTGGAAAATATCACAACACAGTTCTGCGATACCATCTCCTGAAAGTTTAGgcaaaaacatttattaaatagcAGAACACCACAGAAACAGACTAGGCCTCAAGCGAGTTACTAAGCAAGAGGTGAAAGGGATCTTAACCGTGCCTTTTTATATGAAGTGTTCCCATGATTAATGTTTAGTGAGAGGGTCCACTTCATAACGGATTTCTGACTAACAAGAGACATTCAAAATTGAAGGTAATACACTGGAATAAACTGAAAGAAGCCAAGAAACACAGTTGACTGCAACGTTTAGGAATGCTGGTGGTTGCGGATTTGAATGCCAAATGTATCAGATGCAAAcagtaaaactaaataaaaaaataggttGTAGAAAGATTCAAAGCATTAGCCAACAGATTCAAGCCTCCACTTACCTTAACATACTGCACACAGGATGTGCTGGACAGAGCCGGGGAGGATGTGAAATTCCCCATcctgaaaaagacaaacaatcaCAGTATTGGAGTGTGCAGTATGTCAAGGCATTTGGCGTACTCCTTGTACATCTCAATCTAACTAACACACACTACGAGGGTTGACCCCCCTCAAAGCAGGTTTGTGCAATAACCTCGGAAACATGAAGATATCACAGGAAGAGACACATGTGAGGCCAATAATTAGCATCGAAATAATGAAAAACTGGAGGACAATTGCTGGTCTGAAAATACCCATCTCCACCGTTACAGTCGGAGACAACGTTGCTGATTTCACCACGTCTCAAATGTGTGTTTCTCTACTTTACACCACATGGCAGTACGGTTTACGCGCTGCAGGTAATCCGGGATTAGGAGTGCACGTGCTCTTTACTTGGCACGAGCAATTAACTCAGATTGGATGTTGACATGCGTCTCATTAAAACGTCATTGTGAATTAGGTGCACTTGTTTCAGTTTAATCTAAACGTGTGTAAAGTCTCGACTACCGCAGGACGGGTGGAAGATAACGGAGCTAGCATGGCGTTAGCTAGTTGACAGCTAAGGCCAACACCAGCATGCAAATTATCAATTTTGACtttgttttcattaaataaTGCATTGTTATTGGATGACATTCATGCCGAATTTTCCGGAAGACTATATTGAATGGTAAACGGTTAAAGACATTTGCGTGTGGCACTTTTAAATCCATTAAAACTAGAATGTTAAAGAGTATAGCACCAAGTTAAAACACTGGATTAGCTTTACGTTAGCTTTTCCTTTTCCGACCGATAAACGGTGTCACCGGCAGCGGAGCGTGGCTAACGTTAACGACacgtctttatttatttcatacaaCTTTTAAGTGGGCTAACGTCAGCAATAAGTTGTTGTCAAGTTAGCCAGAATGACCTTCGGCAGCCGGTCCATGTCACCCTGGGAAGACATCCTGCTCGAGCCAACAcggacaaaaaagaaaacatggcgAAAAAAGAATCGCGCTGTTGGCCTGGATAAAACATGCGGCTAGTGTACAAACAGTTCGGAGTTCACACACCACCCCTGACTGTTACTGTACGGCTGATTTCGACCCTTGTTTACACTGTTTATGTCAGAAGCCTACCTTACGTGACCACCGGAAGTAGTTGCCGACGCATGCCGGAGTTTGAAATACGCCCACAACGTCAACGTGACCAACGCAgttaaatataaattattatcatttttCCCCGGCTCTGATTTTGATAATTTTTCGGCTAAATATTAGATGTAGTGCGATTTTTATGACACAGCATATTTAATGTATGTTAAACTGGAATCATTGTATTTAtacctcagagtgtgtgtgcatttgatatatacagtacatttaTATCATGCAtgtatgcgtatatatatatatatctatatctatatatatatatagatatagatatatatatatgtatgtctgtatgctacagtatgtatgtctgtgtgtgtactcaaGGTACATGgtcaaaacagaaacaataaaagTAATACCGATATAAACAAGGCAGATAGATGAAATGCCAGTAAGTTTGGCGTGGGGTTTGGGGTTTAAGCGGCTAGGTTGTGAGGAGCTTTGTTTATATTTAGGAGAATACCAAATATGTGTATTTGAAGTGAAGCACTTTACATTTATATACTCGCttgggttttttcttttcttttttcaaagctAAGCGagaatatgtatttaaagtgCTTAAGTGAGAATGGAACTCCACCATCAAAGAGATCTGCAATTTTTGACCTGGAATGGTTTATACCTGACACAAATCCTGAAATGTTATGAAAGGCAGAGGAGAATGAGAATAGAGTTCAAATACCGGCTCACAGAATGAATACACATGATAAAAGACAGAGGATTGTTCCAACTGATCTCTACAACCTCAGTTCTTTTAGTCAGGCTGCGCTTCAACATCAAGGTGGAGTCTTCATCTCCCTTGCTTTGATTTAAGAACTTAAAACCTTTCCCTTCGCATAAAAGTGGTTCCTTTTGGGAGAAGACTTTATCCATCAGCTTCCCAatcaagtgtgtgtctgtgtgtgcgtatgggCGTGTTTAAGATTTAGATTAAGTTGAGGGTAAGGGTTACAGTCCTCTCGACTCCACTCTCAGTGATATCCAGAGGACAGAGTGCAGTACCCGGGTAGGACGAGAGGAGGCAGACTGTTTCCATCAATGATGCTCGGCGCTCAAACATCTAGTTAAATGTGATGGGAAATGTTTCCCTGAcgttgaacattttattttaagatgcCAATCATATTGCCCAGATAACTCTTTGTTGATTCTGTTTCCATTCCTCCTAATGCTAGTAACACAAAACCTAAATGCACAGGAACTactgtattgtttttatttgtagcAAATGGGCTACAATTGTGCGTGCatgcatgcgtgcgtgcgtgctacACGAACCAACATAACCTGTGATGGGGTTATCGTGCCTTCACCTATCGTTAGTCATGGGGCAAGAGTAGAAATGAGTCCCAGAGGCTGGCCAaatgttgccatggcaacggtAACCCCTCACTGACCTCTGAATGGAGTCTTATCATTAAATTATCTATTACTGAATAGAAAAAGAGACAAATCCTCCATTACTGGTCATTGTAGAGGCACACTGAGCTCTTTCTGGTTTGTACACAACTGCCCTGTATTATTTCTCTCTTCCAGCCGTAAAAAGACCAACCTGAGGCACACATGCTGAATAGCCTTgcctagatagatagatagatttagATAGAtcgatatatactttattaatcgccaaggggaaatttgtctgCCACATACAATGACAACAGGCGTATACTAAAAAGTGACACAAATTGTAAAGCAATACCATTGTGTGTAACATTTCAGGGACAGTTAGGAAAATGTGCACGCTCCCCCTCATGTAAAACAGATTGGTAATGAGGCATGGGAAAAACATTTCAAGCTACAATGAAATTCTGACATCTGGAACTGACATTTATTGACAAATTGTTGGTGGTCGTAATCGCACCACCGTGCCACTGAGCCATCTAATTTGTAATGCCACTGCTATACAGTCTCCTGATATAGAACGCACCCACGTACACAAGACCCAAGCACATTTAATATGCCTACCGTTGTGCAAATTGCTAATATGCGATAGAGATAACTCAATTTGCCAAAATGGACAGCCCTCAATTTGCCAAAATGGACAGCCTTACATTAAGAATAGATTAGAGGGAGGATCAGGTCAGGACTATATCAGGAATGCTTTTTAGAAAATGTACTCGTTTGCTGTGGATAATTTGTCTTTGCAGAAGACTGCGCAGCCATTAGTGTGATCTATATTACACATCTCATTGGCATCAGGACTCTGATGCTTCACTTTGACAAATTAGAGGCAGCGCAGGGTGCGTTGTTGACATCGCTTCTTCTGGTTTAACGTTTGTCTGGGAATGCAAATCACAATGCCTTCACTtcttttatttgtgtcatttatttcTCATTGGTTCATGCACTGGAAACCTTCCCATCACGGCGTTAGGGCAAATAGACCCGTCACATTCACCAGTGTCAGATAAATTCAAGCGCAAATCTTTGTGATATGCATCTTTGGATTGATGAAGGAAACGAACACAAACAactggaacatgtggagaggaggggcgggtggggactGAGGGGTTATGGTATTGCACTGGGTTGTCCTTGTGAAAAGTGACAGAAATAGTGATgtaaagaaggagaaaagaaagagacgagACGAGACATCCTGGCTGGCTCGCCACAGCAGAATATGGCCGTAAATGTCAGATTGTCAGTTTGGAAGAGATATGGTCAGACATATAGCTATCCTTAATCTAACATcagaaagatgtgtgtgtgtgtgtggggggggggggtaccaaaGCATCTGACAAGCACTTCTGAGGAAGAATCCTGGCAGCTTTAattaagaaacacacaaacacctttCTTATGTGTTAAATGTGAGACTGATGAGTCAGTTTTCTCCCCACGGTCTGACACAgtgtgctcctcctcttcattcctGTGGAGAAAAAACCTCGGTCATAATCGGTAGTTATCAAATCGTTATATCTTTTAAGACGTGAAGCGTTCCATTTCTGCCATCGAAACCTTTGAGGACAGAAAGCGGTGTGTCCTATAAGTTGCTTTCCCTCTCAGTCTCTCCACACATGATTCTATTTTCTGTACAGTTAGCAGTTTCTGGAGGCCAAGCAATCTGATACCAAGGAACATTCTCAATTGTAGTCTCCATTGATTAAAGCGTAGTTCTCTTGGCCATAGCTTGATTGAGTACTGTGGAGTTTCTGCTTAACAGGCAATTGGCAAAGTGCATAATAACTCATTTTTAGTCAGTTCATCAATAAGCTAACACTAAAATCTATAGCACTTACCATGCGGATAAGTaaagtgtgtgtcactgtgattTTTCACTCCATGTGAGTTTCAGTCACGAATGGAGCTGAGCTTCAGCCAGACTCCACAATTATTTATGTGTTGAGAAAACCTTCAGTCAGGGCTGGCTGCAGTCTGGAAGTCCTGGGTTGATTCCAAATCTGCTGAATATCAAAGGGTTCAAGACTGAGCCAACCTCGTGGCCAGAGAAAATCAGCACCTATTTAAGACCAAGAACTGTAATAAAACTATTGTAgttttcagtgtttttttcCAAATGTAAAATGACTATTCGGCTCTGCCTTGAtcaaaaaaaaactcaatttgAACAGAAGTTAATAGCACATAGGCTGTGGGCTATAATGCCTGGACTGGATGTCCGAACGTGTCTCTCTTCCCAAACGACTGACCGTAGGCAACCTCCTCTATACTTCACGCTCTGCGGTCTATTGTACATCTTTTTTGGAGGGCATTGACATGAATAAGAATTGAGATTGCTTTCAAAATACAAAGAGTGCTGGATTTTAAAAGCTTCCATTTATGTAATGTGTTCATTTTATGCTCCTCTGGCAAGCTAGGAAAAAGTCagatgaatattttttttaaattaataaccTTTAAGCCATGACCAGGCTGTTCTTTTGTCAGCTGTAAATTTTTCTGCCAGTGGCCAAAAATGTATTCAttccgtaaaaaaaagaaggtgtcCACCATAAGGTAATTCCATTGtcagaaaaaaaatattgcttCAAATTAGATGTGATTGTGTTGAAAAGGCCCTACGTTAAAGTTGAGAGGAAGGGGTTCATTTTCACTTGCATTTGAAATATGTGGCAAATTCTTCTTAAAAAGGCAAAAACTAAACccctaaattacttttttttaaactcatgaTCAAATAGAGTAGATTCTAGGGGTACATGACTTTCTTTTTCGTGTATGCTGCCAGTGGtggaatgtttttatttatttattaatttgctGCTGTTAGTGATGAATAAATAAGTACTTTTTACTCAAGTTTTGTAGTTCACCGGGAAATAGTGTCTGCAAGTAAGACGAAATCCAATACCTATCTGACTCAACTTTGAGTGATCTCGACTGCAAGTTATGGTCAAATAAACAGAAGTGTGTGACAAGTGAGAGATGTTTGGAAATGGTCTCTGGACTAGACTCTAGAACGAGCAAAGCCCTCCAGTCAGCTGAAAATACAGACTTCTTTGTTCCAATGACATCAAGGGTGCAGGATCAGCCAGAAAAAATGAGATAACGCTGCCAATTTCTGATTTGCTTGGTCTCTGGGAGCTTAATTCTGCATCAAAGGGCTTAAAAAAATGTGCAAGGCAAATGACGGTTTTGATGGATCAGGCCTGAGCTcaagtgctttttttctcctttactCTATTGTTGACTGTTCATCCAACCACTGCCCTTAAAAGGCAGAGTGGCCTCCCAGTGCAACACAACAGATACTATGACCGCAGTATTAATTCTCAGACAGAACAATTTATTGGACCATCACTATTAATCATCGCCGTGGGAAGGAGGATTGCCTAACTCATCCGAAGtcccccaaaaaatgtaattgtCCCACTGCCTAAAGTGCTTATATGGGTGAGCTACAGACACGTTCTGCCCGCACTTGGGCTCGGTCCGACACTGGCATGGCAATAAACTGTGTTGATTTAATATCCGTTTGCGGCATGCATTTTCCTGGATGTGTAATCAgtccacaaggttccgtgcgAGGCTGTCATGAATCTCGTCAGCTGTACCGctacccccctcctctccaacccCTTCTCCTCCAGTGGACAATCACAAGCTCGCCAGCAGGACATGGCAGATCCAACAGCTACTACTGATTACACTCGTGATTCAGGTTGTCGATTGGCTGTCAGGATGCAATCGcgcataaacattttttttttcttcttttttcttcttgtttggtTCTCAAGGTTCTATTTGGTGTAAAAAGCATTGTCTTTGGACATTTGGTCCTAACACTATTCCAGAAAGTATTCTAAAGCATGGAGAAGTCATTGGATAGAGGCTGTATAGTTTTAAAACTGATAGTGTCTCGATGTTGTGGTCCGACAAGGATCGAGAGTGGTAGGGTGTCTCTCGGCTCTCACAAGCCTGacacttgtgtgtttgtgttttgcctGTAAGCTACTAAGTGGATAGTTTTTCTTTAGCATCAAGCCGCCATACTGACACATGACAAAGGATGTAATCTCCCAAGTGACGGCCCAGGTTATCTGTTATATAGCAACAAATAATTCTGATTATACTTATTGTTTTGAGGTTCTTTTACATCGATAAGTTGGAGCAGAATCCATCACTACTGCACATGCTGATATGAGGGAATCAAAAGGAACACAGTTATTTGTTGCGATTGTTCCTACCACACCTTAGTGGATATTTGCATCAAGTTGAACCTTTCTTAACTTACCCATGTCCAACCGCTAAGCTTATCATGATTGTCATGTTTTCCAAGGTTCATATCACAGTAAATTGCGTTGTATAGTCTACACTGTTTGAGTGTGAATGAGCCATTAAATTGTTCCATTACATTGTGATGGatattataattaaaaatatatatatatataaacatgttattgacCATTTCTTAGCAAAGTTATCTCTCGGGTTATTTTAATGGGGATCGAAGTAATGTTTTTCGTGATCcggaataatatatataataataataataataaaaagataagTTAAGTTACAATAGAAAGGGCAACTGGTGATTTTAGTGTAGTGCCATTGTGATAAACGATATCAAagggttgcacacacacacacaggtgttttcaatCAGACCATCTGTCCCTTTTAGACTTCTACTCAGGCTGCCATTGGGTGGAGACTCACATCAATCAAGTCTGTACATGCCCACAAAGACCTGAGAAGAGGTCTAATTAGGCACAGTAAGTGGGAACTACTGTGTGGGTCAAGGAAGAGTGTTTTGTTCCCTAAACCCTAcgacatttgttgttgttgttacaatgtttgttttttacacacTTGCAGTACACACGCACTCTGCAATCAAAAGCTCACAAACCAATTTCAAAATGCCATTTCTgttacaaaacacaaacacattgtttCAAAGCAGCAACAAGACACAATGTGCTTACTTTAAAACCACTACTATATCTTTGTATACCATGACAATTTTCTCACATAGGCTTCTGTGAAATATTGTTCCAGTGCAGTACATCTAGTCACATTGCAATGAACACATCAATAGAAAggctttataaatatatatgttttttatgatttcagggaaataaaaagaaattgcaatccatccatccatccacatagggcgaaggcaggggacaccctggacaggccgccagtccatccagggcacacatagagacatacaaccattcactctcacattcacacctatgggcaatttagacatcaattaacctgaatgcatgtctttggactgtgggaggaagccggagaacccggagggaacccacgctgccacggggagaacatggaaactccacacagaaggaccgccccgaccgggaattgaacccacagccctcttgctgtgaggcgacagtgctggccactacaccactgtgcAGCCAGAAATTGCAATAATCAATAAAAAGTTTTGTAAAAATTcgtgaaagaaaaataattatagTAAAATAGCAATGCAGTGCAATAgttaacaacaaaataaaagtatattgtCAGGGATGGTTTATGGATCCTGCCTTCTAGGGTTTGGTCACATCATAAACAATGTCAAATCTGGTCCCATTCTTTGTTCTCATCCTGGTCCTCCTttcactctcttcctcttcctcttcttcctctcactgtgtgtgtgtgtgtgtgcgcatgcatgCGTGCGTTGCCAATTCCAGCTACGTTTTTCATTTTGAATAGATGTGTTTTTCCAATGAATTCAAAATACTTGTGTCTAATGTTATAAACAGTGTTTAGTGTTTTTCAAGAGGTGTGTGGCAGAAACAAAGGGCCAAGGAGTGCTTCCTTATGAAtagtacatgtgtgtattgttGGTGTCTTCATGTGTAAGTATTGCGAAGGACTCAGTTAACCTAAATGACCTTTGTGTTACAGGGAATCGGAGGCAACACATTTTGGCAGaatgttttcattctttatGAATGGAAGAGTTTCTAATGGGAACAGGCTGTTTTTTCTTTGCAATTATACATTATGAGAGCCCACTGAACCATCCATTCTTTTGTTATCAATCACAGACCAAAATGTCAGTGATGCAGCACTAAAACAAAGTGTGGAGACAGCACAGGGCGGAGAAAATAACAACTTTTCACCGGTAgaacaagaaaataaatgtttttcttatttgACAGAAATCCACCAAGTGGTCATCTAGTGATTCTAGTGGAAGGAATACAACCAAAGAAAATCCAAAACATGCGACCGCCATTCTATTAGTTCGGTTTAAGTGGATCCTACACTCCTCTCCTGCCCACCTGTCATCTTTGGTTTTTAAATGTCTCCGTTGACAGATTGGACATGGCTCGTGTCAACGGAGACGGTCCGTGCTATTGACGGTGACATTTGTTTTAGGCAAGGTTACGACAAAGTGTCAAGTAAGTATTCTCTCAACTTGCTGTCAACACGAATTGCGTTTTTTGTTGCTGTCGTCAAGAAGACAGGCGAACGGCCCGCTGTTGACACAAATTGGATTGGTGGCATGTCATGTTAGTGTTTAGAAGTCGAAAAGGGACAGGTTCCCATTcttttggttgtgtgtgtgttctctccttGTTATTCAGGATGGACACTGgccagtgtgtgtttctggagAGGCGGACACCAGTTGTTTCAGTGGCTCAAGGTGTCGGAAGAGATTTCACAGCTCCTTGAGCACAGTAATCCTGGAGCTCTTGATacaagatggcaaataaaatgtCCCCCTGAACGATACTGAAACACTTACTGAACCCTACTTCCACTGATCGGTATCGCTCCGCAACGTGAAGTGCTCTTGTCCCCGACAAATAGGGTCAACAACATCTTGCTGTACGGTGGTATTTCCCCTACATGgattgaatgcattcatttgttttatcaAACACTCATTCGAGCTGCGATGCTAATGCGTTCATCAAATGTTCAAATGTGCTGCACATCAACCACTCTTGTGGAAACATTGTGGCAGCTATGTTTGATTGTCATTTAAATCAAAGGCAGCGTTGAGTATCACATCCATAgtatttattatgaatatttgaaGAGAGTCAAAGCCATTGAACTCTATTCTCagcattcttttttttcaaacggCAAAATATACGGAACACGGTATGAATGTATTATAGAAATGGCTCATAAACATGTTTGACGGATTCATAAAATccttaaaacaaaacacaccctTTAATTTCACATAAAAGAAATGACATGTGGTCGAGAATGTCAAATGTGAGAGGTCAGTTCTGTGTAATTCTGGTTTTAAACTGAAGAGGGCAGAGCAGACAAATGCAAACTCAAAGAAGGATCCAATCAATTTCCGAGTGAAAAAGAAACAGTTTGAAGCAGAAACAACTGTCACTCTAGTGGTATTAGTCAGTTCGTTCTTGCAGTCAGCACACATTTGCTTTTGTTTTAATTACCTGTCACGTGCGTTTTTAAAATTCAACACCAGATTTTTATTTGCAAAGTGGGCATAAGCAGGACAATAACTGAAATGATTATGTGGTGTGCAGTAGTGCCCCACATCAAGGGGAACATGTAGCATTTATCTCTAATAATCCCCGACCCCTGAGGCTCGGTGGGCCAAAGTAGAAAAGTAAACAGCCTGTCCTGTTC
This window harbors:
- the glrx2 gene encoding glutaredoxin 2 isoform X1, which produces MFYPGQQRDSFFAMFSFLSVLARAGCLPRVTWTGCRRMGNFTSSPALSSTSCVQYVKEMVSQNCVVIFSKTTCPYCKMAKNVFNEIGATYKAVELDEHNDGRGVQEALAQITGARTVPRVFINGKCIGGGSDTKQLYQQGKLLPLIEQCAPGSGSGQFETAR
- the glrx2 gene encoding glutaredoxin 2 isoform X2 → MGIFRPAIVLQFFIISMLIIGLTCVSSCDIFMFPRMGNFTSSPALSSTSCVQYVKEMVSQNCVVIFSKTTCPYCKMAKNVFNEIGATYKAVELDEHNDGRGVQEALAQITGARTVPRVFINGKCIGGGSDTKQLYQQGKLLPLIEQCAPGSGSGQFETAR